The nucleotide window ccccagttgggcatgatggtgagccagttcaggcggggaactgactcattgggagtaggctttgctataggtgggaagggtgagcatgtctatggcaaggttggtgaacatagtggtttgaacccaagtgagaaacccaccaacactcccaaattgatcaagatccctccaccagagtctaccaagcctatgatcaaagatggtgtgtttgaagaaccaccaaaagctccaccatccaagcaagtttgggttcccaaaccgaaccactttcggaactcactcgatactctacccaacatctctagtgcaccccttcctaaagccaaaaagcctcagagagtgaaccacatccacaagagagtgagtcaaccaccatccaagagagaggtgaggtaccactgtgactattgccatagagatggtcatttggctaagttttgctttaggaggaagagagatgagcggcacgagtacgagttgaacaaccgaaatatgtaccgtcctccccatggcgtacatgtaccgcctgttcagaggcacaatgttaggcctagaggtgcaatgcctcaaggtgctaggcctcaggtggcaagaccacgtggtggtcgtgcccggcgtggcccaagtcatgatctatatgactctggacctcacgacggtggctttcagtcccacactcctagcggaccacgttttcccccacgtggtgatcgcttctctctaatgggacatggcatgtatggtgtttttcctaacacttttctagggcaaatgactcaacactggtattctcctcattttactaaccccagtgttgtgccatttgctcaccccctgtctttctattgatgcagagcggaggcctggagaacacgtggcttgttgattccggctgttcgcgccacatgatcggaagttccaaatggttctccagcctcgaccccatgcaatacaaggagtacatcacatttggggacaatagcaaaggtaaggtgctgtctcgtgggaccattcgggtcaatgagtcttttatcttgaaggacgttactttggtttcaagcctgcattttaatttgctctctgtttcgcaactccttcaagatgggtttgaggtgcgctttaagactggactttctcgtgtgctcgattctcagggacatctagtttgtcagatcgttccttttggccgagttttcagagctaatttctctcagtctttcggttcttctcgttgtttggttgccggatcttcttctgatttgtggaagtggcataggagacttggtcacttgagcttcgatctcctagtgaggttgagttctcttgacatgatccgaggattgcccaaacttaaaTTTGAGAAGGATCTagtatgccatccctgtcgccacggaaagatggtggctgcttcccatcctccagtgactcaggtcatgaccacgagacccgatgagctactccatatggacactgttggtctggctcgggttcggtcagagggagggaagtggtacgttctagtgatcgtggatgatttttctcgttattcttgggtgtttttcatggagggcaaggacgaagcgttttctcatgctcgtgacttgatcttgaggttgcaaactgagttaccaaagaatgccatacgagctatccgcagtgacaatggcactaagttcaaaaactctcagtttgacaccttttgtgcttccttgggtcttgaacatcagttttcttcgccctatgtccctcagcagaatggtgttgttgagcgcaaaaatcggactttggttgaaatggccaggacgatgcttgatgagcataggactcctaggcgttactgggccgaagccatcaacaccgcctgccatgtttcaaaccacatttttcttcgtgctttcttaaagaagacatcctacgaattgcggtttgggcgtccacccaaggtgagtcattttcgagtcttcggttgtaggtgcttcattcttaagcaaggtaatcttgacaagtttgaatctagatcttcggacggtatatttctcggttacgcttctcattcacatgcgtaccgtgtgcttaatcttgagactaaccgtgtcgtagagacttgtgaagtcaccttcaacgaaaccatgccctcttctatttcggtctttgaacgtgcaggtgatgaagagatgggtgatagcatttttgttgaggatgacgatgacgtcgattgggatgatcccaagccatctcaaccagctgccccgatcgagccagctttgaccacttcggctcacggccctgagccctccacctctacttcatggggtccgtgcgagccgcttcctcaatcgactgaggaggccccagctgtggatgagggggaggcgactttgtctttgggtgcacctcgacatatccagcgacgccatcctcctcagaccatgatcggcgacatcgacgaaagggtaacacgttccaagtcttatcatatttcccatttcgctcattctgctttcgtagcttccTTTGAGCCTCaagatattggacacgcactatctaatgccgattgggttaatgctatgcacgaggagttagagaactttgagcggaaccaagtgtgggttttagttccacctccaccagagtgccaccccataggtacaaagtgggtttacaagaacaagcagagtgaggatggggtggtggtgagaaacaaggcgagattagtggctcagggtttttgccaaaaagaggaaatagactatgaagaaacctttgctcctgttgcccgtctagaagccattaggattcttttagcatttgcagcttcgaaagggttcaagctgtatcagatggatgtaaagagtgccttcttgaatgggtacatagaggaagaggtttatgtgaggcaaccccctggctttgaaaatccaaagtaccccaaccatgtttttaaactccataaagccttgtatggtttgaaacaagccccgagagcctggtatgagcgtttgaaagctttcttgcttgataagggttttaggatgggttccgtagataagactctgttcctcctcaagcaaggcacagacatccttttggttcagatatacgtggatgatataatctttggtggctcttctcatgctcttgttgccaagttttcagatactatgagcagggaatttgagatgagcatgatgggcgaattgactttcttccttgggctgcaaatcaagcaaactcgtgaggggatgttcgtgcaccaaggcaagtacaccaaggacgtgctcaagaaatttgatatgggtgaggccaagcctctttcgacgcccatgtcaaccacgacggccttggatgaggacaaggagggagaagtagtggaccagaaggaataccgaagcatgatcgggtccTTGCTGTACCTAACGGTGACGAGACCGAACATCCAATTCACAGTCTGCTTGTGCGTGCGTTTTCAGTCTTCTCcgcgcacgtctcatcgtcaagccatcaagcggatcctcaggtaccttcgtttcacacccgagtttggtctttAGTTTTTagcttcctcctctctttctctttgtgggtattctgatgcggattatgctggttgtcgtgttgagaggaagtccacttcagggacttgtcagtttcttggatcttctcttgtgtcttggtcttcttgcaagcagtctagcgtcgcccaatccaccacaaaagctgagtatgttgctgctgctgcttgttgttcccagttgctttggatgatagctactctgagagactttgggttagagtttaggcgagtgcctttgttttgtgatAGCACCAgcgccataagtgtagccaaaaacctagtccttcactcaaagacaaagcacatagaagttcgctttcacttcttgcgtgaccactatgagaaaggtgatattgatctgcaccacattaatacccaaaaccagctcgcagatatcttcaccaaaccacttgaccaagcccagtttgctcgcttgcgaggggagcttggagtttgtttccctttttagaggaggggaactttggttgttgtattctagttttgcttttctttgtagtttagtctttgtttttgtttttatatcatacttgcatatcatatcatcatgtatcatattgcatcctgagcttcatccttatagtagctagattgacactatgctcttgttggggatgttatggatatacatgatgtgcttttggcttaggctcctcttgatcaattgatgcatgttatgagctaagcttattttccaaactatgaacttgattaaaacttgttgaaacatgaaatgtgttcaccactacttgtggcactagcatgtgtagaatgtgttgagatctttttcttgcttcatgtatatgcttagttgctacggctcatactttgagttacacacttgcttgagaaacttgaatttgtgctaaaacttgaaaatcaaactaagtgaattgaaaagatcgggatgggtctgtactatcctatgtcagagtatcgagacagcgccaaattgcacttattggtgaacttgagctctgtaatggataccgagatcattgtcttaagcttctgattgcttttggcataggcttgacatggtcgctaagtcaggttttggtggtacagataacctcccgcacacacttgtctgacaaactttggtaataagctgcataactctgataaatttcaattggtgtctaaaatttgatcaaaccacaagtttgtctcatgacatgatgtgtgaaccttgtttggggtagttcactttgcatacatgtgtagcacaaggtcgatctcctgtctatttttgctatgtgctcctttggtggtgaaccctcttttaaaattgctcaaacttgatcaaaattgcttaaatgccatatttcgtctcatttggtcactttgagcatttgctagcacttgtatgtgttgctatatatacatgacagcatcaactagagcctcttttcaatctacttactataatcttgaagcttctgcattcgtgcatttctgcattcatagcataATTTGAGGGGAAGATGCAatctttgggctctagcttgataagtgcatgtgtcaacaagggggagaagtttccacactcacaatgtcacctaaagttgagcgatatgcattcatttgagagagattgcacttgttcagggggagttgcatttgaggtgttttgctagatgtgttgagcctttgcctcttctggagggtctagcagttttgcatttgaggtgttttgctagatgtgttgagcctttgcctcttctgcagggtctagcagttttgcatttgaggtgttttgctagatgtgttgagcctttgcctcttctggagggtctagcagttttttggcttttcgagctttgctagtggcgttgagcccgttgcctcttcttgagggctagttttgttttacttggttgcgtcgagtcgttgcccatgtctttggggaccaagttttgctcaccttcaaatgacccagtttttggcttttggtcatttgggtgagttccttcttttctcttcttcttctttttcttttgctcaagctgttcgtgtattggtgttgacaatgcactcatcaagggggagattgtgaacacaaggttgacaagtacccttgtgtgttcgttttgtgatgagtgattatcAATGTGATCCatgaagtaggttgagtggtgactaaccctaccatgacgaaagctatgtgtgtgacatgtcttttggcttgtgttgtgcaggtgtggagctcggatacggtggtcgacggcgaggtgaaggtcaaggaggacgtgccgtgccgacagaccgggagcggtgaaggacggacgtgaggcttggaccgagggacccagaggccgggtgactagccacggtggctgacacttgggacatcgacaagtgcaagaagacatggagtgacggtgttgaccgggtcaagacggcggacgcgtgagtcgagcgaggctcaggaggacttggtgggccggccggtcgaggacggcggtgacacgcgtcggatggcgggggacgcgtatggagtacgctactcgcggacggtttgatggtttggacctcaaaaccatcggatggacggtttacgggtttgggcctcaaaacccgggcggaggttccgaggagggacggacggcacgtagcggcatcggggagttcgcgtcgaggcgaagctaccggtgagaaggcgcggtggccgtcggatcaagattacaccgggttggacaacaacgtccttgggcttagcggttcaactcatttgtatccaggggcaaaactgggaatgtgtaatagccctgttaaataggatgagggagcccccatctccctcacctcctccagttttcattttctcctttagggtttcttcctctagtttgcttccatgtatgagagaggtccacaactcaaattatgacttggttttgaaggaatcggtggccgtaaccaccgtatgccctccgggattcatgatttagttgtgttcttgatgtgattttggtgttcttcacgagatcattttgtcccttcttgtttcccctctcgtttcttcgatttgggatggttttggttcgttcttgttgccttggatcgatcagtgacatgagtagaagctttccaccgaaggaaatccactaattcctcataAGATCGtagatccgggcaattttagttcttgacctattttttgggttttttttcaattccttcgattcacggagttagagtttgtctcgggctatgatcttttagaggttgcctttctactcgcttgtgaactcttgtgcaaagtttcaagtcatttggagttgatttgatcaagttatggcttgatttattttttcccgagaaactgctcgttcataccggacgtgtccgatatcataccggacgtgtccgatatttctcactttggagttttgagctgaaattttgtggagatcttcccttggtgtctaaagagctatggttaaaatttcatgatttttggacaccgtttgatggggtttcggatttttctcttttggtcagcttgctgctgaaaatcccggacgtgtccgagatcataccggacgtgtccgaaaataccggacgtgtccgatataataccggacgtgtccgatatttgcaggagcagtgctgttttattttgggagtttgctcgtttgggcctcgatctgtgatccgtttgctctgtggtgatccgctgtgttctgagggagcatccacccttctcttggGTCGTGGTCACCAAGTCTTTCATGTATGgtttttggggattgatattgggacagtggtcgaagatttcgaaagaaatttgaagctcccattcaccccccctctggtcgccgtttccggtccttcacctATGCTTATCTTGATCTTATCATGCTACACATAGTTTTTCTGAATATGATTGTACCTTATCATTGTTATGTATAATATAGACCTCATGACCGCGTTGCTCTGAAAGACATGAAAGCAGACTGGCGTGCCTGTTTCGGTAATAAAATTGGTTTTAAGGTAAGAGTACTAAACTAACTTGAATGTTGCCAGCATCCATGATAGTGAAATAGCCTATCCTTTACACAATTTCTGTGGTGCCCAACAGAACAGTAATTTATTTGTTGTCTACAATTTTTGTTTGGGTTACTTCAGGGCTTTGGCATACCTAAAGAGCAACAAGATAAACTTGTCAAGTTCACCTTCCATGGACAACCTGCAGAGATTAGACACGGTAGCATTGTGATTGCTGCCATAACAAGTTGCACAAATACCTCGAATCCaagtgtcatgcttggtgctgaCCTTGTTGCAAAGAAGGCGTGTGAGCTTGGCCTTGAGGTGAGTCTTCATTGCCAAAATTACTTCTCAACACAGCATGCTTTGGTAACTTTGGTCTATTGACAGGTTAATCCATGGATTAAAACTAGTCTTGCGCCAGGATCTGGGGCAGTGACCAAATATCTGCTGAAAAGGTAGTATTTCCGCCCCTCCCTAGTAGTTTTAAACCTGAAAATTTGTTTATCTTCAAATCCTGACTTTCGCAAAATCAGTGGCTTGCAAAAGTATTTAGATCATCTAGGTTTCAACTTAATTGGATATGGCTGCACAACATGCATTGGTAACTCCGGGGAGCTTGATGAAGATGTTGCTAAGGCAGTTACTGACAACGGTAACTTCATACTTATTAACTAGTCACATTTGCCTGATTTTTCTCATGCTCGATTGTACTTCAGAAAATGAAATACCATATTCTCGGCATGGCTTTGTCAGATATCATTGCTGCTGCAGTACTCTCTGGTAACAGGAACTTCGAAGGGCGAATTCATGCATTGGTTCGGGCCAATTATCTTGCCTCCCCTCCTCTGGTTGTGGCCTATGCCCTTGCTGGCACTGTAAGCAGTGGGTTTACCCCTcattgattcttttttttttctggagTCGCCACCATGGATAAATTCTCTGATTTTATCCCATCAATATGTACACATTTTCATCAGGTTGATATTGATTTTGAGACGGAACCAATTGGGAAAGGAAAAGATGGAAAAGATGTGTACTTCAAGGACATATGGCCATCAAATGAAGAAATTGCAGAGGTAAGTTCAAAATTGCCGCATTCTTCTAAATTGCTCAGTATGCATTTATAATATATAGAATGCACTTATCACGCCATAAGGTTGGATTTTAACATTTACCAGGTTGAGCAATCAAGTGTGCTGCCTGACATGTTCAGGAGCACCTATGAAGCAATCACACAAGGCAACCCAATGTGGAACCAGCTGTCAGTTCCCAAGGCAAAGCGCTTCCCATGGGACCCCAGTTCCACCTACATTCATGATCCTCCGTTCTTCAAGGATATTACACCGACTCCGCCAGGTCCACGCAGCGTAGAGAATGCCTATTGCCTGCTGAAGTTCGGTGACAGCATCACGACTGACCACATCTCACCAGCTGGGAGCATCCCCAGGGACAGCCCTGCTGGCAAGTACCTGCTTGAGCGCGGTGTGCAGCCAAAGGATTTCAATTCTTATGGAAGCCGTCGGGGCAACGATGAAGTGATGGCACGAGGAACCTTTGCAATATCAGGATTGTGAATAGGCTGTTAAATGGAGAAGTTGGACCGAAGACGATTCACGTCCCTACAAGCGAGAAGCTTTTCGTGTTTGGTGCTGCAATAGTCAGTTCTTCTTCACCAAGCTACGTTTCCGTCAAGATACTATTCAGCATTATATTATattaagaaacaaaaaggcactcAATTCGCCTTGTGGGCCAACTGAGCTAGGCTCGGTGCATTGAATTAATTATGCAGTGTCCTTTTACtttagcccgtgtttagttccaaaataactttccaaaaagtgctacagtatccatcatatcgaatcttgcgatacgtgcatggagtattaaatgtaaacaaaaaaaactaattacacagtttagtgggaaattacgagatgaacgttttgagcctacttagtccatgattgaacactaattgtcaaataaaaacgaaagtgctacaatagccaaattccaaaattccctccaactaaacacgcgcttataCTAACTAGACTTTACATTTGAACAAATAACCTTAGATGGTAGTCAAAGGTGAGTACACCACGTCACCAAAGTATATGCTTGACCTGTTTTGTAGCCAACCTGACTTTCAAAATGCATCTGACTTTCAGAGATACAAAGCTGATGGGCATCACACCATAGTGTTGGCTGGAGAGGAATAAGGCAGTGGAAGTTCTCGGGATTGGGCTGCCAAGGGACCAATGTTATTGGTATATGCAAATCATACAACTGCCATTTCTTTGCTGGCTACCGGAAACTAGGAACATTTCTTTGACAGAACTATGTTATCAGGGGGTCAAAGCAGTGATCGCCGAGAGTTTTGATAGGATCCACCGCAGCAACCTCGTGGGAATGGGAGTGTTACCACTGTGCTTCAAACCTGGTGAGGATGCTGATTCTCTGGGGCTCACTGGTCATGAGCGCTACACGATAAGGCTCCCTACCAATGTGAGTGAGATACAACCGGGCCAAGATGTCCAAGTGGTCACTGACACTGGGAAGTCATTCACCTGCAAGCTCCGGATTGATACCATGGTAAGTTCTCGGGTAAAAGGATGTGGAACTGGTAATTCCAGAAATGTTCACAGCACAGTGTCAGTACAACTGAATTACTGCGATAAAGTTTCTGGGCATTACATTTCATGATTGCAAGCACATACACCACTTAGATTTTTGTTCATCCTGTGAGATGAAACAATGCCTTTTCAAATACTAACCTACAAGCTTAGCAGTTAGCGCCAATCAAActgtatgattttttttttcgcgAACGAAAACTGTATTGATTTTAAAGTAGTATGAATTGTGTAACGAATAACAGAAAAAACGTGTTTTGTAGGTGGAGCTGGCTGGCTTTGATCATGGCGGGATCCTTCACTACGTTCTGAGGAACCTGGTgaagcagcaacagcagcagtaaAACTCTAAAAATACATGAAAATCTGTGAATATCAGGAATAAAATTACTCCTGCAGTTTGTAAAGTCAAGCCGATGTAAATGTTCATGAGCTCAGCTGTGCTGTTTTATATATCGTTTTTTATATTAAAATTTCCTCTGCTAATAAATAAAGGTGTTATTGGTATGTTGGCATCTGTCACCTGAAGGTTGAAGTTTCTTTCTCCCATGAAGATGTGGCAGCAGCTGCTCTGCGACAGTTGTGATATATCTACATTGATTCGGAAAAAAAAGAAATATTATTTGCTGCTCGGAATTTTATTGCTCTTTTGTTTGTTGGGAAACACCAAGAAAGTAATGGGCATAAGCGAAGTGCTCGTAAGCCAAGACTGAAATTGAGAAGATAGACGAAATAATCGTACGCTTCAGGTTTTTTTTACATCATTTTATTCACCATCCGTTGTTTGGTGTTAACCGTGTAGGTTCGCGAATTTACCTACCAAGATTTAAACCTTGGTGCACAAATTTTAAGATGATAAAATGGCAATGGACGATGCTGATTGCTGAGCCTCTATATTACATTTTTTTTTAGAGAAACGGACGTAGAGAATGAGGGAAGAGGAAAAAAAAGAGGCAAGAGTGACTAAATTTTATGAATCTTGTTAACTGGGAAGCCTGGCCTGTTTGGGTATAATTTTGGCTTCTTCTCCTGCTCTTATGCCAACTGCTCTAGTGGAGCAAAAacagtactccctccatttcaaattataagtcatttaagaattggagagtcaaagtatcttaagtttgatcaaaattatagaaaaaattacaaaaatttataacatcaaatagctacactataaaaatataattaataaagaatctaatgatacttaattggtatcataaatattattatcttatcatataaaattggtcaaacttgagatcctTTGGTTCTCTAGGAtttttggaatgacttataattttggATGGAGGAAGTAGGTGAAATCACTTGGTAAATTGGCTGCCTATATTATACATGAAAAATAGATTGTACCGGAATTACCAATACCCTTAATACATTTTTTCATGTACAATCCTATCATAAAAATAAAACAGAGATAAGAGATCAAACTACTGCAAAATCATTGAACAACACTGCGCGAGAGATCCGAATGAGACCATGTTAACACTTCCTTTGAGTTGTACCATAAGCCGCACGATCCCGATTCAACGGTGTAATAGCTGTCTTGTAAATTTCGCTTATTCTCCTCCTCGCCTGTCCACGGGCACGGCAGTCGGCAGAGCGCCCTCGTCCGCCTTCTGCTACTCGCCCAGCGCCCAtctcccgccgccaccgccgccgccagcgccaggGCGGGCAACGGAACCACTCCCGGACCCGCCACCGCCGGATGCTactccgccgcgccgccgccgccgcagcagcgaaGCTCTCCACCTCTTTGACCTCTGAGCGAGCCCTTCGTCACGTGGGCGCCGCCGgccgcggccacggccacggccacgccaCCACCTCGTCTTCGAACCCACGCCGCCGCGGCCACCGTCGTGCGCCTACGGCTGAGTCCGAGCCCCTCACTTCCACCGCCGCGCCCCGTCCGTTCCCGGACTACCACCCTCCCCGACCTGACTCGCCGGACGACGACGCCCTCGCGCGCCGCCTCGCCGCCGCGGTGCTCGCCTCGCCTCACCCCACCTCCCTTCCTCCGCTCCCCTTCCTGCCCCTCCTCCGCCCAATCCACCTCCTTCTCGGGCTCCCTCTCCTCGCCTCCCACCCGCACCTTGCCGAcctccttctccctctcctcctcctcttcccctccctccctcagcagcacccgcacccgcacctgCTCCGCTGCTTCGCTGTCGCTGCTCACCTCGCCGTAGtacgcggcgccggcgccgcacgcgccatcctcgtgcGCGCAGTCCGCTTCCCCTCCCCTCATAGGCATTTCGTCGAGCACTACATCTGCACCTACAAGGCTTTCTCCTCGGACCCCGCCTCCTTCGACCTCCTCCTCTTGTGCCTCCCCTCCGCGCCCCTACTGCGCCGCCTCCGCCAGTACGGCATCTCCCCGTCCCTGGAGGCCTGCAACGCCGTGCTCTCCCGCCTCCCTCTTGATGAAGCCATCGAGTTGTTTCAAGAACTCCCGGACAagaacgtttgctcctacaataTACTACTCAAGGCGCTCTGTGGTGCTGGCCGCGTGAAGGATGCACGCCAGCTGTTCGATGAAATGGCTTCACCGCCCGATGTTGTCACGTATGGGATTCTTATCCATGGATACTGTGCTCTTGGTGAGCTGGAGAATGCGGTGAAGCTGTTGGATGACATGGTGGCAAGAGGGGTGGAGCCAAATGCAACTGTGTATACTAGTGTTGTTGCATTATTGTGTGACAAAGGGCGGGTTTCAGATGCTTTGAGAGTTGTGGAGGATATGTTCCAGCATAAGGTGGTATTGGATGAGGCTGTGTATACGACTGTCTTGAGTGGTTTTTGTAATAAAGGGGATTTGGTATCTGCAAGAAGGTGGTTTGATGAGATGCAGACAAAAGGTTTGGCAACTGATGGGGTGACATACACAACACTGATCAATGGGCTTTGCCGGGCTGGTGAACTGAAAGAGGCAGAGAAAGTGCTTCAGGAAATGTTTGCCAGGCGGTTTGATGTTGATGAAGTAACATACACTGTGCTTATTGATGGGTACTGCAAGAGAGGGAAGATGGCGGAGGCCTTTCAGGTGCATAATGCAATGGTTCAG belongs to Miscanthus floridulus cultivar M001 chromosome 4, ASM1932011v1, whole genome shotgun sequence and includes:
- the LOC136552427 gene encoding pentatricopeptide repeat-containing protein At1g05670, mitochondrial; this translates as MLLRRAAAAAAAKLSTSLTSERALRHVGAAGRGHGHGHATTSSSNPRRRGHRRAPTAESEPLTSTAAPRPFPDYHPPRPDSPDDDALARRLAAAVLASPHPTSLPPLPFLPLLRPIHLLLGLPLLASHPHLADLLLPLLLLFPSLPQQHPHPHLLRCFAVAAHLAVVRGAGAARAILVRAVRFPSPHRHFVEHYICTYKAFSSDPASFDLLLLCLPSAPLLRRLRQYGISPSLEACNAVLSRLPLDEAIELFQELPDKNVCSYNILLKALCGAGRVKDARQLFDEMASPPDVVTYGILIHGYCALGELENAVKLLDDMVARGVEPNATVYTSVVALLCDKGRVSDALRVVEDMFQHKVVLDEAVYTTVLSGFCNKGDLVSARRWFDEMQTKGLATDGVTYTTLINGLCRAGELKEAEKVLQEMFARRFDVDEVTYTVLIDGYCKRGKMAEAFQVHNAMVQRGVTPNVVTYTALSDGLCKKGDVQAANELLHEMSNKGLELNVCTYNSLINGLCKAGYLEQAMRTMADMDAAGLKPDVYTYTTLIDSLCKSGELDRAHDLLQEMLDKGIKPTIVTYNVLMNGFCMSGRVEGGKRLLEWMLEKNIHPNAATYNSLMKQYCIGNNMKSTTEIYKGMCSRNVEPNENTYNILVKGHCKARNMKEALYFHYEMIEKGFRLTATSYSALIRLLNKKKRFVEARKLFDDMRKEGLTAEPDVYNFYIDFNFNEDNLESTLVLCDELVEASIVKSKAEMDQDVVKEHIH